GATGGGTGAGATGCCGAACTCGCGGGCATCGTGTGTCCCTGCATAGAACGTGCACCATTCCGCAGTGAGGGAGGGGGTGATCAGCGGATCTTTTGCAGGCGGTCTTGCTGCTGCCCGGTCGATTGCCAGATCGAGCCACGGGCAGATCAATCCGAGCGCATCCGGGGCGGGCAGCGACATATCCCGAATGCGCTGGGCCAGCGCGAGGGTCAGTCCGCCACCGGCCGAGTCGCCGGCCACGGCGATCGCGGCACCTTGGTCGAGCAGCGCGCGATAGACACTCAGCGCGTCGTCCAGCGCGGCCGGGAACGGATGCTCGGGCGCCAGCCGGTAGTCGGCGACGACGATCTGCATACCGCTCGCGGCGGCCAGAGCGCCGGCAAGACCCCGATAGCCGCGGGCGCTGCCCGATGCGTAGCCGCCGCCGTGCAGGAACAGGATCACGCCGGCGGAACGCACGGCCCGTGGCGTCAGACGCTCGACGGCTACCCCGTCCAGCGAATCGCTTTCCGCGGCGACGCCGGCGGGAGTCTTCGAAGCCCCGGCGATGAGGTCGACGACCTTTCGCTTGCGGGTCATCGACATACGACCGGAGTTGAACACCGGTCGCAGTGACCGAAGTCCGACCCGAAGGACTGCCGGGGGAATCTTCACGGCGGGTTCCTCGCAATCTAAGTAAGTACTTGCTAGGTAAGTAAGTACTCGCTACGGTAGTTGTCCAGGTCACATTTCGCAACGGCAGGGGCAGGGATGGCAGAGACGGACGCCGGAGCTGGCATTGAGCGCGTCGAGGTACTGATCCTCGGCGCAGGATTGTGTGGCGTTGCTGCCGCGATCGGACTGAAACAGGCCGGAATCGACGATGTCGTCATCGTCGAGCGTTCAGACGACGTCGGCGGGACCTGGCATCACAACACCTATCCGGGGTGTGCCGTCGACATCCCGTCTCACGTGTATTCATTCTCCTTCGCGCTCAAGCCCGACTGGTCACGCGTCTACGGGAAACAGGCCGAGCTCGAGGAGTACATCGCGAGTGTGGTCGATGACTTCGGGGTGCGCTCCATGGTGCGCACCCACACGGAACTACTCGATGCGCAGTGGGACGCCGATGCCTGCCGCTGGCGGATCACCACCGATCGCGGTGTCGTATCGGCGCGGTTCTTCGTGATCGCTGCCGGTCCGCTGCACGAGCCGATCATTCCCGAACTACCTGGGCGAGACAGTTTCCAAGGTGAGGCGTTTCACTCTTCGCTTTGGCCCTCCGACCTCGACCTCACCGGACGCAACGTCGTGGCGATCGGAACCGGTGCTTCGGCCATCCAGTTCGTTCCGGCGGTCCAACCGCAGGTGGCCCGGCTGACCGTGGTGCAACGCACGCCGTCGTGGGTACTGCCCAAGCCCGACTGGGACATCACCGAGACGTCGAAGCGGCTCATGGCGAGAATGCCGATCTTGATGAAGGTGCTCCGGGCAGTCACCTGGTTGATCATGGACACGTTCCTGACTGCCGCGGTCCGTTCGCCGCGGTTCGCCCGGGCGATGGGCCTGCTCGGTCGACTGCACATCCGCCGGCACATCAAGGACGCGTGGCGGCGGCGAGCGCTGACACCGCAGTACGCACCGACTTGCAAGCGCTTGTGTTTCTCCAACGACTACTACCGGGCGCTGGCCCAACCCAACATCGATCTGGTGACCTCGCCGGCTGTCGAAGTGCGTGAGCATTCCGTGGTGACCGCCGACGGGCGCGAACTGCCTGCGGACACCATCGTCTACGGCACCGGATTCCAGACCCTACAGCACCATCCGGTCACCGAGCGCGTCCGCGGCCGCTCCGGTGAGACTCTCGCCCAAGTGTGGAAGGGCGATCCCAAAGCTCACATGGGTACCACTATCAATGGATTTCCCAACGCGTACATGATGTTCGGTCCCAACGTCGGAACCCTGTCCGGGTTCACCATGGCCGAGGCGCAGGTCAGATACATCGTCGGCGCCATCCAGGCGGCCAACCGGCTGGGTGTGGCCGCCCTCGACGTGACTGCTGTGGCGCAGGACGGCTTCGTCGCCGAAGCCGACCAGATGTTGAACAAATCGACATTCGCGCTCGGTGGCTGCAACAGCTACTACCTTGCCGACGGTCATCGGCGGGTGTCATTGCCTTGGCCGGGCACGATGTACTCGCTGACCAGGCGGTTACGCACCTTCGACGTCGAATCGTACGAGCCGATCAGTCACGCGGCCACCACGCCGGTGCACTGAGCCACCTCAGAATTGCTGCCGCTCCAGCCAGAGCCGAACCGCATCGGCCGCAGCCCGCCATCGCGTGTCCAGCATCACGTCGTGTGCGAGGTCCGGGATCAGCTGCCAGTCGCCGCCGTACGCGCATGCCGTGGAAGCGGTTGCGCGTGCACTGAACACGAAATCGCGTTCTGCGGCGAGAACCAACATCGGGATGGGACTTCGCGCCCGCACCGGAGCGCGAAACAGGCAATCGACCAAGGCGCGGTCGCTCTCCTGTTGCAGACGCTTCGCGTAGCGGACCACCAACTCCTCAGGCATATCCGGCGAAAAGAACCAACTTCGTGCGAGCCCCGGATCAGCGAAGTCCGGCCCCAGCCTTCCGCGTAGCAGCCCCCTCAGCATCACACCGGGATGGTGACGCAGGGCTCGCGCCAACGTCCCCCACGAACCGTGTGGCGGTGCGGAGGCGACCAGGACCGCGCCACTCGCGTCGTAGCGTTCCAGGTACTTCGCGATGACGAACCCGCCCAGCGAGTGCCCGATCAGAACCGGCGGGGTCTCCAGGGCGCAAACAGCCGTGTGCAGGTCTTTGGCGAAAGCGGACAGCGTGACCCTACGTATCGACCCCTGGACGGGACTGCGGCCGTGACCTCGCAGATTCAGCGCGAGGGCGCGGTATCCGAGTTCGGCGAAGTAGTGCAGGAAATGCTCATCCCAACACCATGCGGCATGGGAGGTGCCGTGGATGAACAACAGCGGTGTCTCGTGTGTGGCGGTCGATTCGCCGACGTCGAGGACCTCTAGCATCCGCTTCTCCAGGTTGATGTTTGCGAATCGGTGGCCTCAGGGCCGAAGGACTCGGGCACCGTTCTGAGCCAGTAATCGACCGATCAGAGATCGGTGTATCTCGTTGGGGCCCTCAACAATGCGCCACAGCCGTGCCTCGCGGTAGAAGCGTTCGACTGGAAGATCAGTGCTGTATCCCCAGCCGCCGAAGAGCTGTAAGACGCGATCGGCGATGCGGCAGACCGCCTCGGAAGCCACCACTTTGGTGATCGAGTGACGCATGCGCTGGGCCGCGACGGCGTCGCCTTCGCGACTGGCGGCGCTGTAGGTGAGGTTGCGAACGATTTCCAGATCCAGTGCGCAATCGGCCAGGATCCACTGGACGCCCTGCTGGGTGGCGAGAGTGGCCCCGAACGACTCGCGGTTGTTCACCTGGTCGATCGCGAGATCGATGAGTCTTTCGCAGGCCCCGGCGGCGCGTGCGCCGATCTCCAAGCGTGCGGTACCGAGCAGTTGTTGTGCCAGCATGAATCCCTGGCCGGGCTCACCGAGTCTGTTGCCGTCAGGCACGAAGCAGTCTCGAAGGTCGATCTCGGCGGGCGCCATCGATCCCATGGTCGGGATGCGGCGCACAACGCTGAAGCCGGGGGTGTCGGCGTCGACGATGAATGCGGTGATGCCTTTGACGCCCGCGCTGCGGTCGGTTCGTGCGAAAACGACGACGTAGTCGGCGATATCGCCCAAACTGACAAAGCATTTTCGGCCGGACACGGTCCAGCCGCTGCCGTTGCGCACCGCCGTTGTGGCCATATTGCCCACCGGGTCGGTGCCGCCGGTCGCTTCGGTCAGCGCAAATGCGCCCAGCTTCTCGCCTCGGACGACGGGATGCAGGTAGCGCAGCTGCTGGTCAGGGTTTGCCGCGTAGAGTACGGATAGCGGCTCACCCATCCGGCCGATCAGGTCGGGACCCAACAATGAGCGGGACAACTGCTCGATCATCACAATCCGGTCGAGCTGGCTGCCGCCCGCCCCGCCGGCGTGTTCGGGTACGCCGAGGGCCCAGATTCCCAGCCGGTGTAGCCCAGCGTGGATACGCTTCTCGACGTCGGGGGACATCGGCTCGCGTTCATTCGGGATCAGCTCGGTGTCAACGAACTTCTCGATCGAGTCGCGAAGCTGGCACTGCTCGCGGGACAGCACGCCACTCATGCGTCCGCCGGTCTGAACGGGTAGCGCTGTAGCTTGACGTCCCACGTGCCGGAGTTGTCCCAGTCCTTCTTGAGCTCGAACTGCTTCACCCGCTGTGTAATGGTGAGTGGCAACGCGGTGACCAGTTCGATGTAGCGCGGGTACATATACTCCGGTAGCAACGTGGCTGCGATCTCGGCGACCTCGCTTTCGCTGAGCGATGGAACGGCAGGGCGCACCACGAGCTTGATGTCGTCTTCGCCCAGCTGGGCAGGTACCGCGATGGCGGCGCATTCGGCGATGGCACGGTGCGTCGAGAGGATGTTCTCCAGTTCAGCGGAAGCGATGTTGACTCCGCGGCGGCGAATCATGTGGCGCAGCCGGTCGACAAAGTAGTAATTGCCGTCGGCGTCGGCCCGCAGTAGGTCACCGGTGTGCACCCAGCCGCCTTCGTTCTTGGCTGCGGTCGCTTCCGGGTCGCCGTAGTAGACTACCGCGGGACTCTCGGTGGGCTGCCTCGGCCGGACGAGTAGTTCGCCGGGCACCCCGACCGCGACCTCAGCGCCGTCGGCGCCGACGAGCCGCGCTTCGATATCGGGGCTGGGCCGTCCGATCGAACCGGCGGGGGCGTTGCCGAAGTTGACGATGGTGCCGATAGTGTCACTGCCCGAATACGACTCGATGATGGTGACGCCGAATCGGGTGGCGAATTCTTCCCAGATGTCGGCCGGCATTCCACCGCCCAGGAAGGCCTTCAGATGGTGGTCGCCGTCCAGCGGATCGGGCGGTTGGTTGAAGACCATCCGCGGTATGGTTCCCACGTAATACGCCAGCGTGCAATGGTTTTCCCGGATATCCGGCCAGTAGCGACTGGCGCTGAAGTGCCGGCGCAGGATAAGCGTTGCGCCCAGCCGTAAGCCGAGCGACGCCCACACCAAACCCATGGCGTGGTAGGCCGGTGTGGGGATGTAGAACGATTCCTCGCCGTCACGAAGGCCCAGTGCGGCGCCGAGCATCATCGCCCGGGAGCTCGTTCGCTGGTCCAGTACCACCCCTTTGGGATACCCGGTGGTGCCCGAGGTGAAGTTGATGAAGGCCGGGTCCTGCGCCGAGCACTCCCGCTGGTGCAGCCAGTGAGTGGGATCGCGGTCGCCGCGCAGCGCAGCCGCCAGATCGGGATCGTGCGTGCTGTGAGATATCAGCAACTCATTTCGCAGCCGCACCACGGATTGCGGGTCGCCAATAATGGTTGTGGGTCCGGCGAGTTCGACGACATGGCGCAGCGCCTGCCCCTCGAGATTGGTGTTGATCAATGCGCCTACCGCCCCGACAGCCTGGGTGGCGAGTTCAGTGATGACCAGATCCGCACTGTTGGCGACCATGATCGCGACGGTGTCGCCGGGCGCCACTCCGAGTTCGGCGAGCCAGTCCGCCAGTGCCCCGATGCGGCCATAGAGGCTGCGGTAGGTCAGTGTCGTCTCTTCGTCACGGATTGCCACCGCGGTGGCCGGACGGTCGGCGAACGTCGCGATCAACGCGGGGTATGTCTCGTTCTGCAGGGTGGCGGGGAAGGGTGTCACCGGGGCGGCTCCTCACACTGGAGAATTTGGATATAACAGGAACCGCCGGCACCGATCATGTGTGCCAGGGCGTTTCGTCGTTGGGCGTGCTGACGCTCTCCGGCGGTACCCCGCAACTGCGTCGCCAGTTCTACGATCTGGGCCAGACCGGTTGCGCCGCCGGGGTGGCCGCGGCCGATCAACCCGCCGCTCGGGCTGACTGCGACCCTGCCGCCGATATCGAACTGACCGTCGATCAGTTGCTTTCCCGCCTGTCCGGGCGGACACAGGCCGATATCTTCGAGATACTGTAATTCCTCGACACTGAAGGCGTCGTGAACTTCGACAAGGTCCAGATCGGCAGCGGTGATCCCCGCGGTCCGATAGGCAGCGTCAGCAACCCGGCGGGTTATCCCGGGATCGGGCGCACACGCTGCTGCCGGATGCCATTGGTCGGTTGCCGAGATCGCCGCAGCGACCCGTATCGCCGGTCCACCGTTGCGCGGGGGTTGGGCGGACAACACGACGGCGGCGGCGCCGTCGCCGATCGGGCAGCACTCGCTCCTGCGCAGCGGGTCGGCGAACATGGGCGAGTCTTTGAGTTCGGCCACCGACGGCGCAGTGCGTCGCTGTGCCAGTGGATTACGGCTCGCGTTTCGCCGATTCTTTGCTACCACCGCCAGCGCTGCGTCGTCGGGTTCGCCGTAATCGTGCATGCGCTGCCGTTTGAGCATGGCAAACGCCGTCGGTGGAAGGTTCGCACCGGATACTGCCGCGAGATCGAGTCGCTGTTGCGAAACGGCCCCATGCCCGAGGGCGTTGGCGAGGCTGCCACATCCGGCCGCAACCGCGCAGCCGACGTACCCCGCGGCCACGGCGTGATACGCGCTGTTGAATGCGGCCGAACCGGTCGCAGAGGCGTTCTCCACCACGTGTGCAGGCACTCCGGTGTACCCCAGCTCGTGAACGATCGCCGGTGCTGCTCCCAGGTCGCCGCCAACGACACCGGCGACAAGGAGTTCGACTTCCGGCCAAGCGATCTCGGCGTCGGCCAAGGCAGCTCGGATGGCGGTTGCGCCCAGTCCGCCGGTCCTGGCCTCATGGGTACGGGCAAACGGGGTCATCCCGATCCCGGTGACATAGACCGGACGGCGCGCCGCCGCCGGATGGGCGCTCATGACGCGCACCCGGCGAAGCCGAATCCGGTGTGGTTGTCCGTCCCATCGATCTGTCGCGGCACCAGTGCCACCCGATCACCGATGTCCACCGCCCCGTCCATGACACCTTGGACCGTGCACTGGGGACTCAGCTCTACCCGCACCAGAGTCACCGGCGGCTCGGCGCCCGGCAGCGGAAGGGCAATGCGGCAATAGCTTCGGACCACACCGACGGTCGGCAGCGGGTGTTCATGGGTCGGTGCGCTGCACCGTGGGCAGTGCCGCCGCCGGGGGAACGCCACCGCGCCGCAGTCCGGGCATAAGCCCGAAATCAGGTGCATGGTGGGTCCGTCGGTCACCAGGATCGCGGGATCAAACGACGGATTCATCGGCCACACCAAGTGGGCGCCCGACGTTCGCGGAATGCGCGCGGGCCCTCCGCGGCGTCCGCGGTGCGCTGAATGCGGGCGATCGCAACCGCTTCGGCCTGCATGGCCTCGGTGGCGTCGGCCGCCGATGACGCGTCCACGAGTTCTTTGATGGCTTGGACCGCCAACGGTGCGCTGCGCGCAATCATGTCGATCCACTCATCGATGGCTGTGGCAAGCTCGTCCTTCGGCACCACGCGGTCCACCAATCCCCATGCCGACGCCTGGGCGGCGGTGACGGGCTCACCTGTGAGCATCATGCGTAAGGCGTTTCCTTTGCCGATCAGTTGCGGCAGTCGATACGTCGCCCCACCGGCAGGGATCATGCCGACGCGGGCTTCCGGCAGCGCGAGCCGGACGTGGTCGGACGACACCCGCATGTCGCATGCCAGCGCGAGTTCCAGCCCGCCGCCGTAGGCATCACCGTTGAGGGCGCACAGCAGGGGCTTGCGTACCCGCAGGCCATGCATGATGGTCTGGGGTAGCGGTATGCCCTGCTTCTGCTTTTCGGCGACCTCTTGCGGCAGGGTTTTCAGATCCGCCCCGGCGCAGAACGTGGTGTCGCCCGCCGCGGTCAAGACCCCGGCCCACAGTCGCTCGTCATCGTTGAGCACCCCGAAAGCCCGGTTCAGGCCCTCCAGCGTGGCCCAGTCCAAGGCATTGCCGGCGGCCGGCCGGTTGAGGCGGATGTACAAGGTGCGGTCGTGCTCGGTGACGATGACCGGTTCGCTCGATGCGGACATGTTCACACCACCATCGAGAATCCGCCGTTGACCGGGTAGGTCTGGCCGGTGATCCAGCCGGCGTCGGCGCCGGCCAAGAACACGATCATCCCCGCGGCGTCGTCCGGCGTGCCGAGGCGCGCCAACGGGTATGCCCGCACGATTTTGCGTTCCAGGTCCTCGGTGATGTACTCGGCGACCCGGCCGTGTTTGATCGTGCCGAGCGCAACACAGTTGCAGGTGATCCCCGCGGGCCCCACCTCCCTGGCCGTGGCCCTCATGAAGCCGGCCGCACCAGCTTTCGCCGCAGAATAGACAGCCAGGCCGGCCTCGCCGACGCGTGCTGCGTCCGACACCACCGTGATCACCCGGCCCGAGCGACGTTCCAACATCCCGGGTAGCACCGCGCGGGTGCAGTACATGACCGCCTGCAGGTTGAGTGCCAACCACGGCTCCCACTGCGGCGGCTCGGTCGCCACGAACGGGATCGGCTCGGCGCCGACAAGCGGCACGCCGGCGTTGTTCACCAGTACGTCGACGGGGCCGTGCCGGTCGACCAGGTCGGCAACCGCATCCCACGACGTGACGTCGGCCGTCGCGGCGACCCCGTGGGAGCCCAGTTCCGACACCTCGCCGGCCACCTTCTCCGCCGCCTCGCCGTTGATGTCGTTGACCAGGACGGTGCCGACCGTCCGGTCCCGGGCCAGCCGCAACGCGACCGCCCTACCGACACCTGCACCGGCTCCGGTGACCAACGCAACCCGCTCGGACATCGCACCTCCCTCACTGTTATAAGTAATGATATACTTACAACGCTCTCCGGGTGGTGTCAATCTCGCCCAGCGGTGGCGGGCGTGGTTGAGTCACGGGCATCACGTAACTGCGAAGATCGGTGGTAAGGAAATGTCAGGTCCGCTACGGCGCCGGCTGCCCAAGGCTGAACGGCGCGCGCTGATTCTGGAGGCGGCTCGAGAGGCATTCCTCAGCCACGGTGTAGGAGCGACCCGTGTCGCCGACATCGCCGACGTTGCCGGAATCAACACGGCACTGATGTACCAGCACTTCAATTCCAAGGAAGAGCTTTTCAGCGAGGCTGTGGTGTATCCGCTGGAGCAGCTGCTGGCGCGCACGGAACAGCAGACCCGCATGCTGGTCAACGGGGCGGACAACATCCACGAGCGGACGACCGAAGAGTTCGTGCGCGAGGTGTTGCGGATCATGGTCGAGTTGGGCCCGCTGTTCGGGACGGTGCTGTTCGGTGACCGTGAAGTCGGCCGGACTTTCTACCGGGACCGTCTGGAACCCACGCTGAGCGGGATCGTCAACCTCATCGATCGCGGCCTGCCCAACTGGCGGCACAACGAGTTCGACCCGCGCCGGACGACGGTCGCGGTGTTCGGAATGTGCTGGTTCACCGCACTGGACAGCAACATGCGTGGCGAAACGCTCGACGTGGAGGCCGCCGGCAAGCAGCTGACGTCCCTGATCTTCAGCGGCCTGCAAGGCGATCGCGATGCCGGCGCCGAGTGACACCACCCCGTAGCCGAACTGGCTGACAGCCCGAACAACCGGAAGGCGCCGACGATGAGAACCACTGCGGCTGTGTTGTGGGACCGAAACCAGAAATGGGAAGTCGAAGAAGTCGAGCTCGACGGTCCTAAGCAGGCCGAGGTCATGATTGAACTCACTGCCAGCGGGCTCTGTCACTCCGACGATCACATCGTCACCGGGGACATGCCTTTGGTGCTACCCGCGATCGGTGGACACGAAGGGGCCGGCGTCGTCGTCGAGGTCGGCCCGGGGGTGTCCGAGGTCGCCGTGGGCGACCCGGTGGTGTTCAGCTTCGTCCCGTCCTGCGGTCGCTGCACACCGTGCGCGAAAGGCATGGCCAATTTGTGCGTGCTGGGGGCTGGACTCATCGCCGGCCCGCAACTCGACGGCACCCACCGATTCCATGCCCGCGGTCAGAACCTGGGCCAGATGTGCCTGCTCGGAACCTTTTCCGAGTACACGGTGGTCCCCACGTCATCGGTGGTCAAGATCGATCCGGCGATCCCGCTGGACAAGGCGGCCCTGGTCGGATGCGGGGTCACCACCGGCTACGGCAGCGCCGTGCGGACCGGTGAGACCCGCGACGGCGACACCGTGGTGGTGATGGGAGTCGGTGGCATCGGCATCAACGCTGTGCAGGGCGCCCGGATCGCCGGTGCCCGTCACATCGTGGCGCTGGACCCCGTCGAATACAAGCGCACCCGCGCCCCCGAGTTCGGTGCCACCCACACTGCGGCCACCGTCGGGGAAGCCTTCGGGCTGGTCATGCAGCTCACCGGTGGACAGATGGCCGACGTCTGCGTCGTCACCACCGACTGCGCCGAAGGCAGCTATGTCGCGCAGGCGCTGAGCCTGATCGGCAAGCGTGGCCGGGTGGTGATGACCGCGACACCGCACCTCGCCGACACCACCGTGGCGATGTCGCTCGTCGACTTGATTCTGTTCGAGAAGCAGGTCCGCGGCTCGCTTTTCGGCTCGTCGAACCCGCACTACGACATATCCCGGATTCTAGGTCTGTACTCCAGCGGTCAACTGAAGCTCGATGAGTTGATCACGCGCGAATACGCGCTGGAGGACATCAACCAGGGCTATGCCGACATGCATGCGGGCCTCAACCTGCGCGGCGTGATCCGGTTCTGACGGCCACACCATCCAGGAGGTGCTCTCATGCAACAGGACTCGGAGGCGTCAATGGCACCGATAGACCAGGAAGCCCCTGCGATCGTCGTCACCTGCCCGGCCACCGGTGAAATGGTCGGCAGCGTGCCGGTCACCCGGCGAGCCGAGGTCGATGCCGTCGCCGCCCGATTGCGTGCGGGCCAGCCCGCTTGGCAGGCAATGGGAGTCGATGCCCGGGCCGGCTGGGTGGCCAAGTGGCGGGACTGGATCCTCGACCACGCCGACGAGCTGGTGGGACTGGTGCAACGGGAGTCCGGTAAGTCCTGGGGTGATGCGAACATCGAGACGATGGCGACCGATGTCGTCAACTATTGGATTGAGCACGCTGCCGCTTTCCTAGCGGATGAGCATGTCCGGCCGGCCGGACCGGCGAACATCGCCAAGCGGCTTACCATCTGCTATGAGCCGTACCCGCTGGTCGCGGTGATCACACCCTGGAACTATCCGCTGGCGATGCCGCTGAGCGATATCGCGCCGGCACTGCTGGCCGGTTGCGCGGTGCTGTCCAAACCATCGGAAGTCACCCCGCTGGCCTGGCGGGCCGCGGCCTTCGGCTGGAAGCAGATCGGTGCACCCGATGTGCTGGACGTCGTCTTCGGTGCCGGCGACATCGGCTCGGCGGTAACCGATGTCGTCGACTACGTGATGTTCACCGGATCGGTGAACACCGGCCGCCGGGTGGCGGTCGCCGCCGCGCAACGGCTGATCCCGTGCAGCCTTGAACTGGGCGGCAAGGATGCCATGATCGTCTGCGCGGACGCCGACATCGACCGGGCAGTCGACGGCGCGGCGTGGGCCGGCTTCTTCAACGCCGGCCAGACGTGTGTCTCGGTCGAACGGGTGTATGTGGAGGAGCCCGTCTACGACGAATTCGTCGAGAAACTGGTGGCCAAGACAGCCACCCTGCGGCAGGGCATGGACGCCGGCCATGACTATTCGTGCGATGTCGGGGCCATGGCCAATGAGGCGCAGCTGACCGTCGTCGCCGGGCATGTCGACGACGCGGTGAGCAAAGGAGCCAAGGTGCTCATCGGCGGCAAGGCTCGCGCCGCCGGGCTGTTCTACGAACCGACCGTATTGGTCGACGTCGACCACGATATGGACTGCATGCGTGCGGAGACCTTCGGGCCGACCCTGCCGGTGATGAAGGTGCGCGACGCGCTGGAAGCGATAACCAAGGCCAACGACTCGAACTACGGCTTGTCCGGCAGCGTGTGGACCCGCGACAAGTCCAAGGGGATGGCATTGGCCAAACTCATGAACACCGGATCGGTGAACATCAACAACGCGATCTTGTCCGTCTTCCAGTACCCGCTGCCGATGCAGGGCTGGAAGGACTCGGGGCCGGGCTCGCGCGCGGGCGGAGCACACGGCATCCGAAAGTACTGCCGCACCAAGGGCATCGCCGCCGACCGGGTCGCGATGAAGCGGGAGCCGTTCTGGTATCCCCACACTCCGCGTAAGGGCAGGATCATGTCCGCGGTGGCGCGGCTGCTTCAAGCCCGGGACTGGCGGCGCCGGCTCGGCCGCTGATCCCCTGAGAATCAACGACGACGTTGCGGCGGGAGGGACTTGCGCATGAAGGTCGACTACTTCGTTGGCGGCGAAGCAGGGGACTGGGAGCGGGCGGTATGGGCCGAGCAACAGGGCTATGACGGGGTGTGGCTGCCCGAGGTAACCCATGACCCGTTCCCCCTGCTCGCGGTTGCCGCCACTCGCACCAAGACGGTGCAGCTGGGCACCTCGATCGCGCTGGCCTTTGCCCGCAACCCGATGTCTCTGGCGATGATTGCCAACGATCTGCAGCTGTACTCGGGCGGGCGGTTCGTGCTCGGCGTAGGGTCGCAGGTCAAGCCGCACATCACCAGGCGGTTCTCCATGCCGTGGTCGGCCCCCGCCTCGCGGATGCGGGAGTACCTGCTGGCCGTGCGAGCGATCTGGCGCAGCTGGGCAACCGGAGAGCCGCTGCGGTTCACCGGCGCCTACTACACACACACCCTGATGACGCCGTTCTTCAGTCCGGGACCGAACCCGTACGGAAACCCGCCGATCATGCTGGCCGGCGTCGGTACGCGGATGACCGAGGTGGCCGGCGAGGTCGCCGACGGATTCTTCGTGCACGCCTTCACTACTGCGCGCTACCTACGTGAGACGACCCTCCCCGCGCTGCGCACGGGACGCACGGCCGCCGGCCACGACACCCTCGACGGATTTGAGGTCAGCGGCCTGCCTTTCATCGTCACCGGGGCCGACCGGGCCGCCGTGCGGGTGGCCGACTCGGCGGTGCGCAACCAGATCGCCTTCTACGCCTCCACCCCGGCATACCGGCCGGTGTTGGACGCACACGGCTGGGGTGACCTGGGCGACGAACTGACCGTGCTCTCCAAGCGCGGCGCCTGGCAGGAAATGGGCCGTCGCGTCACCGATGAGATGTTGCATGAGTTCGCGATCGTTGCTCCACCCCGGCGAGTCGCCGAGCAGATACTCGCCAAGTACGGCGATGTCTTCACCCGCACCGGCTGCTATGCCCCCTATCCGGTACCCGAGGGGTTCTGGCAGCCGATCATCCGCGAGGTCCGCGCCGCCGTGCGCTCCCGCGGCGGCGGTCGAGCGGACCATAGCTGATCTGGTTGCGCTCCGACCCCCAACATAGTAAGTATATATCTACTTATTGAAGCCGGGGTTGCGGACCGCATGATCGGTCGGGAGCGTCGCACAAGCGGTTGACAAAGTAAGTGGTTACTGTCGTAAGGTGTGTGCCATGGGTCACAGGATGTGTCTGCCTGAGTGGGGGGTGGGTCTGGTGCCTCGGTCTGATGGTCAACCATGACTTCGCGCGTCAACGAGCAGGGATTGCAGGGGGTCTCGACTCGGGCGTTCGTCACGGCGCGGCGAAGCATGTCGCACGTGGGCAAGATCCCCGGGCGTAGCGCCGCCACGACCGGGCGCGCCG
This is a stretch of genomic DNA from Mycolicibacter terrae. It encodes these proteins:
- a CDS encoding Zn-ribbon domain-containing OB-fold protein gives rise to the protein MNPSFDPAILVTDGPTMHLISGLCPDCGAVAFPRRRHCPRCSAPTHEHPLPTVGVVRSYCRIALPLPGAEPPVTLVRVELSPQCTVQGVMDGAVDIGDRVALVPRQIDGTDNHTGFGFAGCAS
- a CDS encoding NDMA-dependent alcohol dehydrogenase — translated: MRTTAAVLWDRNQKWEVEEVELDGPKQAEVMIELTASGLCHSDDHIVTGDMPLVLPAIGGHEGAGVVVEVGPGVSEVAVGDPVVFSFVPSCGRCTPCAKGMANLCVLGAGLIAGPQLDGTHRFHARGQNLGQMCLLGTFSEYTVVPTSSVVKIDPAIPLDKAALVGCGVTTGYGSAVRTGETRDGDTVVVMGVGGIGINAVQGARIAGARHIVALDPVEYKRTRAPEFGATHTAATVGEAFGLVMQLTGGQMADVCVVTTDCAEGSYVAQALSLIGKRGRVVMTATPHLADTTVAMSLVDLILFEKQVRGSLFGSSNPHYDISRILGLYSSGQLKLDELITREYALEDINQGYADMHAGLNLRGVIRF
- a CDS encoding thiolase family protein, encoding MSAHPAAARRPVYVTGIGMTPFARTHEARTGGLGATAIRAALADAEIAWPEVELLVAGVVGGDLGAAPAIVHELGYTGVPAHVVENASATGSAAFNSAYHAVAAGYVGCAVAAGCGSLANALGHGAVSQQRLDLAAVSGANLPPTAFAMLKRQRMHDYGEPDDAALAVVAKNRRNASRNPLAQRRTAPSVAELKDSPMFADPLRRSECCPIGDGAAAVVLSAQPPRNGGPAIRVAAAISATDQWHPAAACAPDPGITRRVADAAYRTAGITAADLDLVEVHDAFSVEELQYLEDIGLCPPGQAGKQLIDGQFDIGGRVAVSPSGGLIGRGHPGGATGLAQIVELATQLRGTAGERQHAQRRNALAHMIGAGGSCYIQILQCEEPPR
- a CDS encoding enoyl-CoA hydratase/isomerase family protein, producing MSASSEPVIVTEHDRTLYIRLNRPAAGNALDWATLEGLNRAFGVLNDDERLWAGVLTAAGDTTFCAGADLKTLPQEVAEKQKQGIPLPQTIMHGLRVRKPLLCALNGDAYGGGLELALACDMRVSSDHVRLALPEARVGMIPAGGATYRLPQLIGKGNALRMMLTGEPVTAAQASAWGLVDRVVPKDELATAIDEWIDMIARSAPLAVQAIKELVDASSAADATEAMQAEAVAIARIQRTADAAEGPRAFRERRAPTWCGR
- a CDS encoding TetR/AcrR family transcriptional regulator, producing MSGPLRRRLPKAERRALILEAAREAFLSHGVGATRVADIADVAGINTALMYQHFNSKEELFSEAVVYPLEQLLARTEQQTRMLVNGADNIHERTTEEFVREVLRIMVELGPLFGTVLFGDREVGRTFYRDRLEPTLSGIVNLIDRGLPNWRHNEFDPRRTTVAVFGMCWFTALDSNMRGETLDVEAAGKQLTSLIFSGLQGDRDAGAE
- a CDS encoding SDR family NAD(P)-dependent oxidoreductase, translated to MSERVALVTGAGAGVGRAVALRLARDRTVGTVLVNDINGEAAEKVAGEVSELGSHGVAATADVTSWDAVADLVDRHGPVDVLVNNAGVPLVGAEPIPFVATEPPQWEPWLALNLQAVMYCTRAVLPGMLERRSGRVITVVSDAARVGEAGLAVYSAAKAGAAGFMRATAREVGPAGITCNCVALGTIKHGRVAEYITEDLERKIVRAYPLARLGTPDDAAGMIVFLAGADAGWITGQTYPVNGGFSMVV